Proteins from a genomic interval of Poecile atricapillus isolate bPoeAtr1 chromosome 1, bPoeAtr1.hap1, whole genome shotgun sequence:
- the GYG2 gene encoding glycogenin-2, translating into MSVTDQAFVTLATDDVYCQGALVLGQSLRNHKTSRKLAILITPEVSSGMRSVLSSVFDEVIEVDVLDSADSVHLALMQRPELGVTFTKLRCWTLTHYSKCVFMDADTLVLCNVDELFDREEFSAAPDSGWPDCFNSGVFVFRPSLKTYNLLLQFAAEHGSFDGGDQGLLNSFFSNWATADIGKHLPFLYNLSSSSVYTYAPAFTHFGRDAKVVHFMGAAKPWNYKYNLQTKRVMQDSTTSGSFHQLSFLALWWNIYSASILPLLEKGVQKMEESESEECKHAFNGVEVTLKKVSSYVASSLQKPELPEWTNEVNPTACSAEELAFKAQLVYEVEPQDSNIHLSEPGRPSEQPVFQPTFQETSEMNEVTHSVSELSIHFKPAKPTPEDERRKWEEGRMDYMGKDAFEHIKKKLDAFLH; encoded by the exons aTGTCCG TAACAGATCAAGCCTTTGTGACCCTTGCAACTGATGATGTGTACTGTCAAGGTGCTCTCGTTCTCGGACAGTCATTGAGGAACCATAAGACATCCAGAAAATTGGCAATTCTAATTACTCCAGAGGTTTCCAGTGGGATGAG GTCAGTCCTCAGCAGTGTATTTGATGAAGTGATTGAGGTGGATGTGCTTGACAGTGCTGACTCAGTCCATCTGGCTCTGATGCAGAGGCCAGAACTGGGTGTAACCTTCACTAAGCTTCGTTGTTGGACTCTTACTCATTACAGCAAATGTGTCTTCATGGATGCAGACACTTTG GTACTTTGCAATGTTGATGAGTTGTTTGATCGGGAAGAgttttctgcagctcctgattCTGGCTGGCCCGACTGTTTCAATAGCGGTGTATTTGTGTTCCGGCCCTCCTTAAAGACTTACAACCTGCTGCTCCAGTTTGCTGCTGAACATGGCAGCTTTGATG GAGGTGATCAAGGCTTGTTGAACAGCTTCTTCAGCAATTGGGCAACAGCAGATATTGGCAAACACTTGCCTTTCCTCTATAACTTAAGCAGCAGCTCTGTATACACCTATGCTCCTGCTTTCACTCA TTTTGGTAGAGATGCCAAAGTTGTTCACTTCATGGGAGCAGCAAAGCCCTGGAACTACAAATACAACCTTCAAACAAAGAGAGTTATGCAGGACAGCACCACCTCTGGATCTTTTCACCAACTGTCGTTTCTTGCCCTCTGGTGGAATATCTACAGTGCCAGTATATTGCCTTTGTTGGAAAAAGGTGTTCAAAAGATGGAAGAATCAGAATCTGAGGAATGCAAG CATGCTTTCAATGGAGTTGAAGTTACCCTGAAGAAGGTCAGTTCTTATGTGGCCAGTTCTCTGCAAAAGCCTGAGCTCCCAGAGTGGACAAATGAAGTAAATCCCACAGCATGCTCAGCTGAGGAACTCGCTTTCAAAGCT CAACTCGTATATGAAGTTGAACCACAAGATTCTAACATCCATCTCTCTGAGCCTGGCAGACCTTCAGAACAACCTGTATTTCAACCTACATTTCAGGAAACCTCAGAAATG AACGAGGTTACACATTCTGTTTCAGAGCTGTCTATTCACTTCAAACCAGCAAAACCAACTCCAGAAGATGAACGGAGAAAATGGGAGGAAGGGCGCATGGACTATATGGGGAAAGATGCTTTTGAACACATCAAAAAGAAATTGGATGCATTTTTACACTAA